The sequence GCATGCTCTCGACGCACTCACTTTTATTCCGGTATTGAGCCTGCCGATCAGCCTGATTGCGTGGGGCTGGGGGCTGATCATCCTGATTAGCGGTACGGCAGTCGTGCATCGTCTCGATAGCGGCAAAGCAATGCTGGCGGTGCTGCTCTACCCGAGCCTATTAATTGTCCTCGGTATTTTCTTGAGCTGTTTCCTGATTGTAGTGCTGGTGGCCCTCGCCGGGGCTGGGGCGTAGGCATCTGGTACGCGGGGCGGGTCGAAACATCTGCCTCGCACTTCACCTGCTGGTGGGTTCCAACGCCGAGGAGAAGGTCAGGAGAAAGGGCGAGGGATGTTCAACATTTTCACCCTGCCCGGCAGAGGTGAGGAGAGAAGAAGCGGAATCGTGAGTAAAAGAGGCGAGTTCTCAAGCTCGCTGCAGGGTGTAAGGAGGCGCGCAGTATCCTATTCGGACTACTCTGTCTGAACACCTGTTAGCTCACCGCTCACGCCCGTCACCGCGTCGGTAGGGTGGGTTATCGCCTATAAGTTAGAAAAAGAGATAAACCTCGCTCATTAACGATAACTGCATCGCATTGCAGTTTGTACAAACGCCATTCATAGTCGTGCAGAGACTGATGTTGGTGAAGTTGCGACCTTCCCCGCTGCCAACACTACAGATCTGCGCTCAATACCCTATCAGAATCGATTACCACTACCTACCAACTGCCAACCATCACGCCAGATTGGTAGTGCGCCACCACGGCTGATAAACGCTGCACCTAGCCCCCAACTGGCGATCGCATATCCCAACAGCACCGCGAGCACAGGGGCTACAAAACTTAGCAGGATCAGGGGAAGCAAAACGATACATGCGCCGAACGCGGCAGCCAGCGGTGGCCTGAGCGCCCAGCCAGGCGCCCACAGCGCTGCAATTGCACGAGCAACACCGGTAAAGCCGATGATGTAGGGTATGTGAAGCAGGATGATAAGCGGAATGAACAGGATCAGACCGACCAAGCTTACAGTCAACAGACCGACTAGAAACGGTAACATCAGCAGTATCAACCCCGTCGAGAGTACCCCGACCAGAGCACTACGTAACGGTGCAGCCCGCAGTGTACGTCCGATACCGGCAGTACGTCGCGGCCAGATGAAAGCGACCGCAACACTAAAGAACAGGATCACCAACCCACTCACGAAATGACTGACTACTAGCGGCAGCCAGTGACGCATAGCTCGCTGCCCGCCAGCTACCCCTACCAGTGCTGATACCAAGTTTGATCCGGCCAGTGGCTCTATCCCGATCAATGACCCTCGTACCTGAACAGTAGGATCGATAACCACCCCACCGGCAATTGACAGGACATTCCCCTCAACCACTGCTCCAGCTACCAGTTCAACGGTACCAGTATAACTGACCACATCACCGCGCACGATTCCGCGTATGGTGATCGAACCGGCCCAGCTTGTGACATCACCGTCAACTTCACCAAGCACCACAATTGACTGATCAAAGGTTGCCAGATGACCCTGATAGCGTTCACCGGCGGGAATAATAACCGGTGGTACCGGCGCCTGAGCGGCAACCGGCGCCGGTAGCCATAAAACCATTACGCACACCAAGCCAAGCCACAACCAACGCTGCCACATCCTAGCCAACCTCAGCCAATGGCGCATCTGCTATAAGACGCCACCAAATCCATCCAACGAGTAGCAAGAGTAACAAACCTGGCAGTAACCACCACGCCGTCGCCAGCCAGAGATACCACACCGGCTTGGCAATTAAGATTAAGGCTAAGACCAGCCGACCGATACCGGTTTCTGGATCGCCGAAGAGTGCTGCTGGCGCATTACTGTCGAACAGCAAGCCCCACATCCCCAAGAGCACGAGCGAGAAGGGGAACACAGGCCACAGACGATACCAGCGCCAGCGCTCAGGCGGAGGATTGTTCAACCGTCTTATAATTCGTGCTGACAGATCAGCGGGAGGCGAAACCATTTGCGGCTCACCCCAACGGGCCAGCAACATCCGCAGCTCAGCCTCGCCTGCCTCCAGCTCTCCATCGGTCAGCTCGCCATCCCTTCCGTGTTCCATAAGTCCTCCTCGGCAGCAAGCGCCTCTTGCAACAACTTGCGCGCCCGGTGTAACCTGGTCTTGACCGTAGCTTCCGTCAAACCCAAAACACTACCGATTTCTTCGTATGATAAATCATGCCAGAAACGTAGAATCGCCACGCTGCGATAGTTCTCTGGCAGGCGCTGAAGTGCGCGTTGCACGATCTCCCGTTCAGCACGTTGCAATGCACTCCGTTCTGGCCCTGGCTGCACGCCTGCTAACCAGAAGGACACATCTTCAAGAGTTAGCCACTTAAACCGACGGCGTCGCAGACGATCGATGCAGTAATTCGAGCAAATGGTGAGCAACCACGTGACCAGCCGTCGCGACGGATCGTAGCTTGGAAGACTGCGAAAGGCCCGCAGAAACACCTCTTGTACAGCATCTTCAGCCTCGAACGCATCATCCAGCATGCGATATGCCTGATTATATAGAATACCGGTATAACGCTGGACAATCGTCGCGTAGGCCGATTGATCGCCATTACAGGCTCTGGTTACCAGATTGACTTCATCCGACTGCGGCTCACTCACAAATACTCCTTACCAGTAGTATACGTTTGGTTAAGAAAAATGTTACAATCAACCTTGTCAATCTGACCATCGACTAACTTGCAAGAGCGAGCAGGTTCGTGTACCATCTTTGGTGATGCGACGGTGATCCGTGTTCCGTCGTCAATCCACTGGAGGAAGCCGTGGCCGCTAACATTAATCGAGATCAAATTCGTGCCGCTTTAGGCGAAACCGACCCGGCCGTTAGCTTTTACCTCGACCTGCACTCCGGTGAGGTGTTACGTGTACCCGACACCGATCCTAGCGCTGAGGCCGAAGCGCTCCGTAATCAGGTCATGGAGGGGTACGGTGATCGCTATCGTTACATTCCTGGTGGCAAAGCCAACCCGACCGATAGCGACGTACAGGCGTGGCTTGAAGCCGAAGGTCTCGCCTGACGCTTCGTACTTCAAGCCTGGTAAGGCAAGGCGAGAGGGTATCTCTCGCCTTGCCAACATCTATAGCTGTCTGTCGGCCAGCCTATTTGTCGTAGGGCTTCCCCACTGCCGCCGGCCCAATTGCTCGTCCGATCAAACCGGCTAGCACAATCATCGTGACCACGTAAGGGATCACCTGCAAGAACTGTACCGGCGCCGGCCCACCAAATATCTGCACTTGCAAGATTTGGAAGCGGGTACCAAGCGCCTCGGCAAATCCAAACAACATTGCTCCACTGAAGGCTCCAAACGGCATCCACTTCCCAAAGATCATCGCAGCCAGGGCAATAAATCCCTTACCAGCCGTCATGCCATCATCAAAGTTCCCTACCGTCTCTAGCGAGAACCACGCTCCGCCCAAGCCGGCAATACAGCCACTGATGAAGAGATTGATATAACGCATGCGATTAACCGCAATGCCCACCGTATCGGCAGCCTTGGGATTCTCGCCAACTGCCCGCGTGCGTAGGCCCCAGCGGGTCATGAACAACACCACATGCGTACAGATAACCAGGAAGAGCATTGCAAAGAAGATCGGTTTCCCACCAAA comes from Chloroflexus sp. Y-396-1 and encodes:
- a CDS encoding polymer-forming cytoskeletal protein — its product is MWQRWLWLGLVCVMVLWLPAPVAAQAPVPPVIIPAGERYQGHLATFDQSIVVLGEVDGDVTSWAGSITIRGIVRGDVVSYTGTVELVAGAVVEGNVLSIAGGVVIDPTVQVRGSLIGIEPLAGSNLVSALVGVAGGQRAMRHWLPLVVSHFVSGLVILFFSVAVAFIWPRRTAGIGRTLRAAPLRSALVGVLSTGLILLMLPFLVGLLTVSLVGLILFIPLIILLHIPYIIGFTGVARAIAALWAPGWALRPPLAAAFGACIVLLPLILLSFVAPVLAVLLGYAIASWGLGAAFISRGGALPIWRDGWQLVGSGNRF
- a CDS encoding RNA polymerase sigma factor, whose amino-acid sequence is MSEPQSDEVNLVTRACNGDQSAYATIVQRYTGILYNQAYRMLDDAFEAEDAVQEVFLRAFRSLPSYDPSRRLVTWLLTICSNYCIDRLRRRRFKWLTLEDVSFWLAGVQPGPERSALQRAEREIVQRALQRLPENYRSVAILRFWHDLSYEEIGSVLGLTEATVKTRLHRARKLLQEALAAEEDLWNTEGMAS